A window from Neodiprion fabricii isolate iyNeoFabr1 chromosome 2, iyNeoFabr1.1, whole genome shotgun sequence encodes these proteins:
- the LOC124175355 gene encoding uncharacterized protein LOC124175355 isoform X2, which translates to MESNFAALRLPADTNQSTKNSSKRRKLPALTQQRSYGQNCVLAAYCYAPIIDQSFLRFAHLATSGSREEFGAVFQVILPLPRTVKSITSRATMRINKPLDESQEPMEIEEISYTEPSIPVVILDPSAIKTEKLDEEETEPSNVRPKVILRESKLSNIREGPSTGREAAEVEEVAEAEEPVAEGLTRSDAYQRTKSTLRSLVRSKEVAATETQGRKTRFYYFWQTIFFVLFPIALIVAGVTISRDESYDLDCVQRFDPAETIRELENRVFGQAKAVQELGVQLTTLESSRFKIVVLIGGTGIGKSYAAHIISENFPARRNVFHYIPRLQPMERYAWELPSDCGCNLIVIENLSNRDIADASDFAARLASRVAQGNYCLLILQVINVHEIHDDLKHTVDLARSTKEIQDYYKSKNLNVNVVTFEPLSSDDVDRCIAEAAKERKLTLSADEIRRVRLGLEIAGSGCKGAYAKVQLFDKKIDV; encoded by the coding sequence CGTCGAAACGCCGAAAACTCCCGGCCCTGACGCAGCAACGCTCCTACGGGCAGAATTGCGTCCTCGCAGCTTACTGCTACGCACCCATAATCGATCAGAGTTTTCTCAGGTTTGCCCACCTCGCGACGAGCGGGAGCCGAGAAGAATTCGGCGCCGTATTCCAGGTGATTCTGCCGCTTCCCCGGACCGTAAAAAGCATAACAAGTCGGGCTACGATGAGGATTAACAAACCGCTGGACGAAAGTCAGGAGCCGATGGAAATCGAGGAGATCAGCTACACGGAgccatcgattcccgtcgtcATCCTCGATCCGTCAGCTATCAAGACTGAAAAGCTCGACGAGGAGGAGACTGAGCCTTCCAACGTTCGGCCGAAGGTCATCCTCAGGGAATCGAAGCTGTCCAACATCCGGGAGGGTCCGTCGACCGGACGCGAAGCAGCGGAAGTCGAGGAAGTCGCGGAAGCCGAGGAACCTGTGGCGGAGGGGTTGACGAGGTCGGACGCTTATCAACGAACGAAATCCACGCTGCGGTCTCTCGTGCGTTCGAAAGAAGTCGCCGCGACGGAAACGCAAGGGAGGAAAACCAGGTTCTACTATTTTTGGCAGACGATATTCTTCGTTCTTTTTCCCATCGCCCTGATCGTTGCCGGAGTAACGATATCGCGGGACGAGTCTTACGACCTTGACTGCGTCCAGCGTTTCGACCCCGCCGAGACGATAAGGGAGTTGGAAAACCGCGTCTTCGGCCAGGCCAAGGCCGTTCAGGAGCTCGGGGTCCAGCTGACGACCCTGGAATCAAGCCGGTTCAAGATCGTCGTTTTGATCGGAGGAACGGGGATCGGGAAATCGTACGCAGCTCATATTATCAGCGAGAATTTTCCCGCCCGAAGAAACGTTTTCCACTACATCCCCCGCCTACAGCCGATGGAGAGGTACGCTTGGGAGCTGCCCTCCGACTGCGGATGCAATTTAATTGTAATCGAGAACTTGAGCAACAGAGACATCGCGGATGCGTCAGATTTCGCGGCGCGATTGGCATCGCGGGTAGCGCAGGGCAATTACTGCCTGCTGATTCTCCAAGTGATTAACGTTCACGAAATCCACGACGACCTTAAGCACACCGTTGATCTCGCGAGGAGTACCAAAGAGATTCAGGACTATTATAAGAGCAAAAATTTGAACGTCAATGTCGTCACGTTCGAACCACTCAGCAGCGATGACGTCGACAGGTGCATCGCCGAAGCCGCCAAAGAGCGGAAACTCACCCTTTCCGCTGACGAAATTCGCCGCGTTAGGCTCGGTTTGGAAATTGCCGGCAGTGGGTGCAAGGGGGCTTACGCGAAGGTTCaattatttgacaaaaaaatcgatgtttag
- the LOC124175355 gene encoding uncharacterized protein LOC124175355 isoform X1, with amino-acid sequence MHAGVFRPRISEEAFQILLDVMESNFAALRLPADTNQSTKNSSKRRKLPALTQQRSYGQNCVLAAYCYAPIIDQSFLRFAHLATSGSREEFGAVFQVILPLPRTVKSITSRATMRINKPLDESQEPMEIEEISYTEPSIPVVILDPSAIKTEKLDEEETEPSNVRPKVILRESKLSNIREGPSTGREAAEVEEVAEAEEPVAEGLTRSDAYQRTKSTLRSLVRSKEVAATETQGRKTRFYYFWQTIFFVLFPIALIVAGVTISRDESYDLDCVQRFDPAETIRELENRVFGQAKAVQELGVQLTTLESSRFKIVVLIGGTGIGKSYAAHIISENFPARRNVFHYIPRLQPMERYAWELPSDCGCNLIVIENLSNRDIADASDFAARLASRVAQGNYCLLILQVINVHEIHDDLKHTVDLARSTKEIQDYYKSKNLNVNVVTFEPLSSDDVDRCIAEAAKERKLTLSADEIRRVRLGLEIAGSGCKGAYAKVQLFDKKIDV; translated from the coding sequence CGTCGAAACGCCGAAAACTCCCGGCCCTGACGCAGCAACGCTCCTACGGGCAGAATTGCGTCCTCGCAGCTTACTGCTACGCACCCATAATCGATCAGAGTTTTCTCAGGTTTGCCCACCTCGCGACGAGCGGGAGCCGAGAAGAATTCGGCGCCGTATTCCAGGTGATTCTGCCGCTTCCCCGGACCGTAAAAAGCATAACAAGTCGGGCTACGATGAGGATTAACAAACCGCTGGACGAAAGTCAGGAGCCGATGGAAATCGAGGAGATCAGCTACACGGAgccatcgattcccgtcgtcATCCTCGATCCGTCAGCTATCAAGACTGAAAAGCTCGACGAGGAGGAGACTGAGCCTTCCAACGTTCGGCCGAAGGTCATCCTCAGGGAATCGAAGCTGTCCAACATCCGGGAGGGTCCGTCGACCGGACGCGAAGCAGCGGAAGTCGAGGAAGTCGCGGAAGCCGAGGAACCTGTGGCGGAGGGGTTGACGAGGTCGGACGCTTATCAACGAACGAAATCCACGCTGCGGTCTCTCGTGCGTTCGAAAGAAGTCGCCGCGACGGAAACGCAAGGGAGGAAAACCAGGTTCTACTATTTTTGGCAGACGATATTCTTCGTTCTTTTTCCCATCGCCCTGATCGTTGCCGGAGTAACGATATCGCGGGACGAGTCTTACGACCTTGACTGCGTCCAGCGTTTCGACCCCGCCGAGACGATAAGGGAGTTGGAAAACCGCGTCTTCGGCCAGGCCAAGGCCGTTCAGGAGCTCGGGGTCCAGCTGACGACCCTGGAATCAAGCCGGTTCAAGATCGTCGTTTTGATCGGAGGAACGGGGATCGGGAAATCGTACGCAGCTCATATTATCAGCGAGAATTTTCCCGCCCGAAGAAACGTTTTCCACTACATCCCCCGCCTACAGCCGATGGAGAGGTACGCTTGGGAGCTGCCCTCCGACTGCGGATGCAATTTAATTGTAATCGAGAACTTGAGCAACAGAGACATCGCGGATGCGTCAGATTTCGCGGCGCGATTGGCATCGCGGGTAGCGCAGGGCAATTACTGCCTGCTGATTCTCCAAGTGATTAACGTTCACGAAATCCACGACGACCTTAAGCACACCGTTGATCTCGCGAGGAGTACCAAAGAGATTCAGGACTATTATAAGAGCAAAAATTTGAACGTCAATGTCGTCACGTTCGAACCACTCAGCAGCGATGACGTCGACAGGTGCATCGCCGAAGCCGCCAAAGAGCGGAAACTCACCCTTTCCGCTGACGAAATTCGCCGCGTTAGGCTCGGTTTGGAAATTGCCGGCAGTGGGTGCAAGGGGGCTTACGCGAAGGTTCaattatttgacaaaaaaatcgatgtttag